One Desulfovibrio sp. genomic window carries:
- a CDS encoding methyl-accepting chemotaxis protein, which produces MKFSIKTKLILGLLSAIAVIMVGIFSLVALNFSRQSQQEFIRSGLSELSHVAYSINLFLDESMVNAELLSKLPAAQKLDEITSSHVNTLQPTKGKVGPEDHVGLALVELFAAMRASHPAYLEVFAGTQKGSFISDLQDSDMPAGYDPRKRPWYMGALPVTDRPTQSKAYMSTTKEAVTSVTRTVTRGSQVIGVVGIDISLRKLTDLVKSIKIGKDGYLVLIQDDGVILADSRHEQYSFKNVSEIPQAYLKELFNLKSGEKTIEIEGREYLGLVVTSPRNGWKLVGLVEREEIMAPVKQTVYELIIVAVCSMVVLSCIVWVFSVIVIVKPLRKVDESLAHISRGDYEHRVHHTQTDEIGTILDALNRTAEVLGQNINEIKQKTQDAELKTQAAEQAKHEAEAATMKAERAKADGMLQAAHQLEGIVQIVSSASGQLSTQIRQSSRGADEQSGRVRETATAMEEMNATVLEVARNAQQAADMSHQAKQQAQEGAQVVNEAVKGIESVHTQSVAIKEDMDALGKQAEGIGQIMGVIADIADQTNLLALNAAIEAARAGDAGRGFAVVADEVRKLAEKTMTATQEVGQAITGIQNGTRKNIHNVEQVAASIEEATRLSVLSGESLKHILEFVQMVNDQVQSIATASEQQSAASEEINHSVEQVASISAETAQAMEQASKAVADLAQQAQHLQALIRDMKSQG; this is translated from the coding sequence ATGAAATTTTCCATCAAAACGAAGCTGATTTTAGGATTACTCTCTGCCATCGCAGTAATTATGGTGGGGATTTTTTCTCTGGTTGCACTTAATTTCAGCAGGCAGTCCCAGCAAGAATTTATCCGCTCTGGTTTGAGTGAGCTTTCGCATGTCGCATACTCCATCAACCTTTTTCTGGATGAAAGTATGGTTAATGCGGAGTTGCTGTCCAAACTCCCTGCAGCTCAAAAGCTTGATGAAATCACCTCGAGTCATGTTAACACACTTCAACCAACAAAAGGCAAGGTTGGGCCTGAGGATCATGTGGGGCTGGCCCTGGTAGAGCTGTTTGCTGCCATGCGTGCATCGCATCCGGCGTATCTGGAAGTGTTTGCAGGAACACAAAAGGGCAGTTTTATAAGCGACTTGCAGGATTCTGATATGCCGGCTGGCTACGACCCGCGTAAACGGCCATGGTACATGGGGGCACTTCCTGTAACGGACAGGCCAACACAGTCCAAGGCGTACATGTCTACGACAAAGGAAGCTGTAACCAGTGTAACGCGCACGGTTACCCGTGGTTCTCAAGTGATAGGTGTGGTGGGCATCGATATATCACTCAGAAAGCTCACAGACCTCGTTAAGTCTATCAAAATTGGCAAGGATGGGTATCTGGTCCTCATCCAGGACGATGGTGTCATCCTGGCAGATTCTCGCCATGAACAGTACAGTTTTAAAAACGTATCTGAGATTCCTCAAGCGTATCTGAAAGAACTGTTCAATCTCAAGAGCGGAGAAAAAACTATTGAAATTGAGGGCCGGGAGTACCTCGGGTTGGTTGTTACCTCTCCCAGAAATGGCTGGAAGCTTGTTGGGCTGGTTGAGCGTGAGGAAATCATGGCGCCAGTCAAGCAGACAGTTTATGAGCTGATCATTGTTGCGGTCTGCAGCATGGTTGTTCTCAGCTGTATTGTCTGGGTGTTTTCGGTCATCGTTATTGTCAAGCCTCTTCGCAAGGTTGATGAATCTCTGGCGCACATTTCGCGCGGAGACTACGAGCACCGCGTGCACCATACACAGACTGATGAAATTGGTACCATACTGGATGCCCTTAATAGAACGGCCGAGGTCTTGGGGCAAAATATTAATGAGATCAAACAGAAGACCCAGGATGCAGAATTAAAGACGCAGGCTGCCGAACAGGCAAAGCACGAGGCAGAAGCTGCCACCATGAAGGCCGAACGTGCAAAAGCTGATGGCATGCTTCAGGCGGCGCACCAGTTAGAGGGCATAGTGCAGATCGTTTCTTCCGCTTCTGGACAGCTTTCGACGCAGATCAGGCAGTCAAGCCGTGGTGCTGACGAGCAGTCAGGGCGCGTAAGGGAAACCGCCACCGCCATGGAAGAAATGAACGCCACCGTGCTTGAAGTTGCCAGAAATGCCCAGCAGGCGGCAGATATGTCACATCAGGCAAAGCAGCAGGCGCAGGAAGGTGCTCAGGTTGTTAACGAGGCCGTCAAGGGTATCGAGTCTGTTCACACCCAGTCTGTTGCCATCAAGGAAGATATGGATGCCCTGGGCAAGCAGGCAGAAGGCATCGGGCAGATTATGGGTGTAATTGCCGATATCGCCGATCAGACCAACCTGCTGGCCCTTAACGCCGCCATCGAGGCCGCACGTGCTGGCGATGCTGGTCGCGGCTTTGCCGTGGTGGCCGATGAGGTACGCAAACTGGCAGAAAAAACCATGACCGCCACCCAGGAAGTGGGTCAGGCCATCACTGGTATTCAGAACGGTACCAGAAAGAACATTCATAATGTCGAGCAGGTAGCTGCGTCGATTGAAGAGGCAACGCGTTTGTCTGTGCTGTCGGGCGAATCTCTCAAGCATATTCTGGAATTCGTTCAGATGGTCAACGATCAGGTGCAGTCCATCGCAACGGCCAGCGAGCAACAGTCTGCTGCCAGTGAAGAAATCAATCATTCAGTCGAACAGGTGGCTTCCATTTCGGCTGAAACAGCACAGGCGATGGAACAGGCGTCAAAGGCTGTTGCCGACCTGGCGCAGCAGGCGCAACACCTGCAGGCCTTGATCCGTGACATGAAAAGCCAGGGCTAG
- a CDS encoding ABC transporter substrate-binding protein, with translation MIATKLQSLLLIMILASCLSGCTPKETVKVGFLGGVSGRVADLGIAGRNGALLAVELRNQAGGLNGRTIELLVEDDQQDAEQAKAAVQRLIDQKVEAIVGPMTSMVAIATVPIVNQAQIIMMSPTVSTQELSNIDDYFFRVISSTAEFAHKSADYQASQQGIRRVAAAYDLRNASYCESWLKDYRKALAAHGGEVLLAEPYYSGDDVNFSALADRLLSVKPDAVLVIANSLDAAMLAQQVRKRDSHVHITTSEWAATERLSELGGSAVEGLTIPQFLDRESKNPNFLTFRQAYVDRFSMEPGFGGVTAFDAMNVVLTALAGKDNSQTLKQAILSQGLFVGVQSEIRFDKMGDGKRDTYMTTIHNGHFLRVH, from the coding sequence ATGATAGCCACCAAGCTGCAATCGTTACTACTGATAATGATCCTGGCTAGTTGTCTTTCAGGCTGTACGCCAAAAGAAACGGTGAAAGTTGGCTTTTTGGGCGGTGTTTCGGGGCGCGTGGCCGATCTTGGAATTGCGGGGCGTAATGGCGCGCTGCTGGCGGTTGAATTGCGTAATCAGGCTGGCGGTCTGAATGGGCGCACCATCGAACTGCTGGTTGAAGACGACCAACAGGATGCCGAACAGGCGAAAGCCGCGGTACAGCGCCTGATCGACCAGAAGGTTGAAGCCATTGTTGGCCCTATGACCAGCATGGTTGCCATAGCGACTGTTCCCATCGTCAACCAGGCTCAAATCATCATGATGAGCCCAACCGTTTCGACTCAGGAATTATCCAACATCGACGATTATTTTTTTCGGGTTATTTCATCAACGGCCGAATTTGCCCATAAAAGCGCAGATTATCAGGCAAGCCAGCAAGGCATTCGCCGTGTCGCGGCGGCCTATGACCTGAGAAATGCGTCCTATTGCGAGAGCTGGCTAAAAGATTACCGAAAAGCCCTTGCGGCTCATGGCGGCGAAGTTCTGTTGGCCGAACCGTACTACTCGGGCGACGATGTGAATTTTTCAGCGCTTGCAGACCGCCTGCTCAGCGTGAAGCCGGATGCCGTTCTTGTGATTGCCAATTCTCTTGATGCAGCCATGTTGGCGCAACAGGTCAGAAAGCGCGATTCGCACGTTCATATTACAACCTCTGAATGGGCTGCGACCGAGCGGCTGAGCGAACTCGGAGGCAGTGCGGTAGAAGGGTTGACTATCCCCCAATTTTTGGATCGCGAAAGCAAAAATCCCAATTTTCTCACATTCCGTCAGGCCTATGTCGACCGTTTTTCAATGGAGCCGGGGTTTGGTGGTGTGACTGCCTTTGACGCCATGAATGTGGTACTGACGGCTCTCGCTGGCAAAGATAATTCGCAGACATTAAAGCAGGCAATCTTGTCGCAAGGACTTTTTGTCGGGGTGCAGTCCGAAATACGGTTTGACAAAATGGGCGATGGAAAAAGGGATACGTACATGACTACTATCCACAACGGCCACTTTTTACGGGTGCACTAG